One window from the genome of Tolypothrix sp. NIES-4075 encodes:
- a CDS encoding N-acetylmuramoyl-L-alanine amidase, producing the protein MKTVFGLVLLTSIVISSPTLAQEQSLNIVFPSANYQTSEEKIFFLGTAPPNGEVLINGKPIARSKAGHFAPSLPLQLGENLFTVRYQNQERQIKVTRISSLPETPKGLAFAKDSLTPAADIAKLAGELICFSAIAPSNATVSVKVANQTIPLLPQPTQAQLPSNLAALTGNNQPNTQSNVGKYEACTTIDAAADLGQPQFQLTLNGKTITQLGTGKIQILSPAQLQVAEVTVDAGVARTGPSTDYSRLTPLPKGTRTTVTGKEGEWLRLDYGAWINSKETRILSGAVPPKTIIRSVGYRQLANATEIVFPLQVPVPVSVQQGDRFLTVTLYNATAQTDIIKSVDNALISRLDWQQLPQGGVEYTFNLKRNQQWGYKLRYEGTSLVLSLRQPPEIRKNDKPLSGIKILLDPGHGGKESGASGPTGYLEKDLNLVVSKLLRDELVKRGATVVMTREDDKEVSLGDRQAIIDKEEPAISISIHHNSLPDDGDAEKIKGFAAFWYNPQAHSLAVFLHNYVVKKLKRPSYGVFWDNLALTRPASTPSVLLELGFMSNPDEFELVTNPSEQKKEASSIAQGIVEWFKSDR; encoded by the coding sequence GTGAAAACCGTTTTTGGATTGGTATTATTAACCTCTATAGTCATATCCTCCCCAACTTTGGCTCAAGAGCAATCTCTCAATATAGTTTTTCCCTCAGCAAACTACCAAACCAGTGAAGAAAAAATTTTCTTTCTGGGTACAGCACCTCCAAATGGAGAAGTTCTCATCAATGGTAAACCGATAGCTCGCAGCAAGGCGGGACATTTTGCCCCAAGTTTACCCTTACAGTTAGGAGAGAATCTCTTTACTGTGCGCTATCAGAATCAAGAACGTCAAATTAAGGTGACAAGGATATCTTCTCTACCTGAAACACCAAAAGGGTTAGCTTTTGCTAAAGATTCTCTCACTCCAGCAGCAGATATTGCTAAACTAGCGGGGGAACTTATTTGTTTTAGCGCGATCGCACCTTCTAACGCTACAGTATCTGTCAAAGTCGCAAATCAAACTATTCCCCTTTTACCTCAACCAACTCAAGCGCAACTCCCAAGCAATTTAGCTGCCTTAACCGGAAATAATCAGCCAAACACCCAATCTAACGTTGGGAAGTACGAGGCTTGCACTACAATAGATGCTGCTGCCGATTTGGGACAACCTCAATTTCAACTAACGCTGAATGGTAAAACAATAACTCAACTCGGCACTGGAAAAATTCAAATTCTCTCACCCGCACAATTACAAGTTGCTGAGGTGACGGTAGATGCTGGAGTTGCTCGTACTGGTCCTTCTACAGATTATTCTAGACTAACACCGTTACCTAAAGGAACACGCACCACAGTCACAGGTAAAGAAGGTGAATGGTTGCGCTTGGATTATGGTGCTTGGATTAATAGTAAGGAAACCCGTATTTTATCAGGTGCAGTTCCACCAAAGACAATTATTCGCAGTGTGGGATATCGTCAACTTGCGAATGCGACAGAAATAGTTTTTCCCTTGCAGGTTCCTGTACCCGTTAGTGTACAGCAAGGCGATCGCTTTCTCACTGTCACGCTCTACAATGCCACAGCGCAAACAGACATTATCAAGAGCGTTGATAACGCTTTAATTTCTCGCCTAGATTGGCAGCAGTTGCCTCAAGGAGGCGTAGAATACACCTTTAACCTCAAAAGAAACCAACAGTGGGGATACAAGCTGAGATACGAGGGAACAAGTTTAGTTTTGTCTTTGCGTCAACCCCCAGAAATCCGCAAAAATGACAAGCCGCTATCTGGCATCAAGATTTTACTCGATCCCGGACACGGGGGTAAAGAATCTGGGGCAAGTGGTCCAACTGGGTATTTAGAAAAAGACTTAAATTTGGTTGTGTCGAAGTTGCTGCGGGATGAGTTGGTAAAACGAGGGGCAACGGTGGTGATGACACGGGAAGATGATAAGGAAGTTTCTTTAGGTGATCGCCAAGCAATTATTGATAAGGAAGAACCAGCAATTTCTATTTCCATTCATCACAATTCTTTACCTGATGATGGTGATGCTGAGAAAATCAAGGGTTTTGCTGCTTTTTGGTATAATCCCCAAGCTCACAGTTTAGCAGTCTTTTTACATAATTATGTAGTGAAGAAGTTAAAGCGTCCTTCTTATGGTGTATTTTGGGATAACTTGGCGCTGACACGTCCAGCAAGTACACCGTCGGTGTTGTTGGAATTGGGTTTTATGAGTAATCCGGATGAATTTGAATTGGTAACAAATCCCTCTGAAC
- a CDS encoding CTP synthase, producing the protein MTKFVFVTGGVVSSIGKGIVAASLGRLLKSRNYSVSILKLDPYINVDPGTMSPFQHGEVFVTQDGAETDLDLGHYERFTDTSMSRLNSVTTGSIYQAVINKERRGDYNGGTVQVIPHITNEIKERIMRVARDTTPDVVITEIGGTVGDIESLPFLEAIRQFRKEVGRQNVLYMHVTLIPWIASAGEMKTKPTQHSVKELRSIGIQPDILVCRCDRPLPNGLKQKLSEFCDVPAECVITAQDAKSIYEVPLIVEQEGLAEQVLDLLQMEQRIPDLVEWQTMVERLYSPKYQVEIAIVGKYVRLSDAYLSVVEALRHGAIATNGELVLRWVNSETLEVEDVEKHLEGVDGIIVPGGFGTRGVDGKIAAINYARERHIPFLGLCLGMQCSVIEWARNVAGFTDANSAEFDPSSTNPVINLLPEQQDVVDLGGTMRLGLYTCRVLPNTMAFHLYQQDVVYERHRHRYEFNNAYRQLFLESGYAISGTSLDGRLVEMIELPHHPFFIACQFHPEFLSRPSAPHPLFAGFMQAAIARSHPTSNFAAPLEVF; encoded by the coding sequence ATGACTAAGTTTGTCTTTGTTACTGGGGGCGTAGTTTCCAGTATTGGTAAGGGAATTGTCGCAGCTAGTCTGGGACGATTGCTCAAATCGCGCAATTATTCGGTGTCAATTCTCAAACTAGATCCTTATATTAACGTCGATCCGGGGACAATGAGTCCTTTTCAGCATGGTGAGGTGTTTGTTACCCAAGATGGTGCTGAGACGGATTTAGATTTAGGACATTACGAACGGTTTACTGATACATCAATGTCGCGTCTTAACAGTGTTACCACTGGTTCGATTTACCAAGCCGTAATTAACAAAGAGCGGCGCGGAGATTATAATGGCGGCACGGTGCAGGTAATTCCTCATATTACCAACGAAATTAAAGAGCGGATTATGAGGGTTGCCCGTGATACTACTCCTGATGTGGTAATTACGGAAATAGGCGGAACGGTAGGAGATATTGAATCATTGCCGTTTTTAGAAGCAATTCGCCAGTTTCGCAAAGAAGTAGGGCGACAAAATGTATTGTACATGCACGTTACCTTGATACCGTGGATTGCTTCAGCGGGGGAAATGAAAACGAAGCCAACACAGCATTCTGTGAAAGAATTGCGTTCTATTGGCATTCAACCGGATATTTTAGTATGTCGGTGCGATCGCCCTTTACCAAACGGCTTAAAACAGAAGTTGTCAGAATTTTGTGATGTACCAGCCGAATGCGTCATCACGGCTCAAGATGCCAAAAGTATTTATGAAGTACCGCTGATTGTAGAACAAGAAGGGCTGGCAGAGCAAGTACTTGATTTGCTGCAAATGGAACAACGCATTCCCGATTTGGTGGAGTGGCAAACTATGGTTGAAAGGTTGTACAGTCCTAAATATCAAGTTGAAATTGCGATTGTTGGGAAATACGTCAGGTTAAGTGATGCTTATTTGTCGGTGGTGGAAGCATTGAGACATGGAGCGATCGCCACAAATGGAGAATTAGTTTTACGCTGGGTAAATTCCGAGACGCTAGAAGTAGAAGATGTAGAAAAGCATCTTGAAGGTGTCGATGGAATAATTGTACCCGGAGGTTTCGGTACTAGAGGCGTAGATGGTAAGATTGCCGCGATTAATTATGCACGCGAAAGGCACATTCCCTTCTTAGGCTTGTGTCTGGGAATGCAATGTTCGGTAATTGAATGGGCGAGGAACGTTGCGGGATTTACAGATGCAAATAGTGCAGAATTTGACCCATCAAGTACTAATCCGGTAATTAACCTTTTGCCAGAACAGCAGGATGTAGTTGATTTAGGCGGTACAATGCGTTTAGGTTTGTATACTTGCCGAGTTCTACCGAATACAATGGCTTTTCACCTATATCAACAAGATGTAGTTTACGAACGTCATCGCCATCGGTACGAGTTTAATAACGCTTATCGCCAGTTGTTTTTAGAATCAGGGTATGCGATCAGCGGCACATCTCTTGATGGACGCTTAGTAGAAATGATTGAATTACCGCATCATCCCTTCTTTATAGCTTGCCAATTTCATCCAGAATTTCTTTCGCGTCCTTCCGCACCGCATCCATTATTTGCAGGATTTATGCAAGCAGCGATCGCTCGTTCTCATCCTACTTCTAATTTTGCAGCCCCATTAGAAGTATTTTAA
- a CDS encoding CHAT domain-containing protein, translated as MHRQSHRLTLIVLLTAVLMPFSAKLTAPFQVSQVLAQTTDARKVEADRLFQQGIQQFQISQFEAALKSWQQALIIYREIKDRQSEGKALGNLGIAYGSLGNHAKEIEYEQQWLAIAREIKDRQSEGKALGNLGIAYNDLGNYAKAIEYLQQRLAIAREMKDPQGEGKALDNLGNAYYSLGNYAKAVEYLQQRLVIVREIKDRESEGAALGNLGNAYRHLGNYAKAIEYLEQVLAIAREMKDRQSEGKALGNLDAAYISLGNYGKAIEYAQQWLVISREIKDRQGEGKALVNLGISYISLGDYAKAIEYEQQWLAIAREIKDRQGEGKALGILGVAYNELGNYAKAIEYEQQWLAIAREIKDRESEGKALGNLGISYISLGDYAKAIEYQQQWLAIAREIKDRESEGKALGNLGSNYYFLGNYAKAIEYSQQGLAIAREIKDRQSEGKALGNLGSGYYLLGKYGKAIEYAQQWLVIAREINDHLSEGLALNNLGSALFKSGKLSLAESTLIEGIKVRESLRRGLDDINKVSISDTQRSTYQILQEVLIAENKTDTALEIAERGRARAFVELLNKRVSANNSVVDKQLDPSIAQIKQTAKAQNATLVQYSIIYDDFKVEGKEQSKESELYIWVVKPTGEVTFRKADLKPLWQKENTTLDDFVTISRKSIGARGRGGVDVSYNPAVQTQNRFQQLHNLLIKPIADLLPTNPNQRVIFIPQRSLFLVPFPALQDTNGKYLIEKHTILTAPAIQVLDLTHKRRVETRNFASNALIVGNPTMPSVAFVPGDKPQQLPSLPGAEIEAKAIATIFHTKAIIGNQATKTAIVQKMTQARIVHLATHGLLDDYKQMGVPGAIALAPDPQKTNEEGNGLLTAYEILDLKLNAELVVLSACDTGRGRITGDGVIGLSRSLITAGVPSVMVSLWKVPDEPTASLMSEFYKNIQHNTDKATALRQAMLTTMKQNPQPLDWAAFTLIGESE; from the coding sequence ATGCATCGACAAAGCCATCGCCTCACCTTGATTGTGTTACTCACCGCTGTTTTGATGCCTTTCTCTGCCAAATTAACTGCACCATTCCAAGTGTCGCAGGTGTTGGCGCAAACAACCGATGCCCGGAAAGTGGAAGCTGATAGGCTGTTTCAACAAGGTATTCAGCAGTTTCAAATCAGTCAATTTGAGGCGGCATTGAAGTCTTGGCAACAAGCATTAATTATCTACCGAGAAATCAAAGACCGTCAAAGCGAAGGAAAGGCACTGGGTAATCTGGGGATTGCTTACGGTTCTCTAGGGAACCATGCTAAAGAAATTGAATATGAACAGCAGTGGTTGGCGATAGCACGAGAAATTAAAGATCGTCAAAGCGAAGGAAAAGCGCTGGGTAATCTGGGGATTGCTTACAATGACTTAGGGAACTACGCTAAAGCAATTGAATACCTACAGCAACGATTAGCGATCGCACGAGAAATGAAAGACCCTCAAGGTGAGGGAAAGGCGCTGGACAATCTGGGGAATGCTTACTATTCCCTAGGGAATTATGCTAAAGCAGTTGAATACCTACAGCAACGGTTAGTGATCGTACGAGAAATTAAAGACCGTGAAAGCGAAGGTGCAGCACTGGGCAATCTGGGAAATGCTTACCGTCACCTAGGGAACTACGCTAAAGCTATTGAATATCTAGAGCAGGTTTTAGCGATCGCACGAGAAATGAAAGACCGTCAAAGTGAAGGAAAGGCACTAGGTAATCTGGATGCTGCTTATATTTCCCTGGGGAACTACGGTAAAGCAATTGAATACGCACAGCAGTGGTTAGTGATCTCACGAGAAATTAAAGACCGTCAAGGTGAGGGAAAGGCGCTGGTTAATCTAGGTATTTCTTACATTTCCCTAGGAGACTACGCTAAAGCGATTGAATATGAACAGCAGTGGTTGGCGATCGCACGAGAAATTAAAGACCGTCAAGGTGAGGGAAAGGCGCTGGGTATTCTGGGTGTTGCTTACAATGAGCTAGGGAACTATGCCAAAGCAATTGAATATGAACAACAGTGGTTAGCGATCGCACGAGAAATTAAAGACCGTGAAAGCGAAGGAAAGGCGCTGGGTAATCTGGGTATTTCTTACATTTCCCTAGGAGACTACGCTAAAGCAATTGAATACCAACAACAGTGGTTAGCGATCGCACGCGAAATTAAAGACCGTGAAAGCGAAGGAAAGGCGCTGGGTAATCTGGGGAGTAATTACTATTTCTTAGGGAACTACGCTAAAGCGATTGAGTACTCCCAGCAGGGTTTAGCGATCGCACGAGAAATTAAAGACCGTCAAAGTGAAGGAAAGGCGCTGGGTAATCTGGGAAGTGGTTACTATTTATTAGGGAAATATGGCAAAGCAATTGAATATGCACAGCAATGGTTGGTGATCGCACGCGAAATTAATGATCATCTAAGCGAGGGACTAGCACTGAACAATCTAGGCTCTGCTTTGTTTAAATCTGGCAAACTTAGCCTAGCAGAGAGTACTTTAATTGAAGGCATTAAGGTTCGTGAATCTCTACGACGTGGATTAGACGATATCAACAAAGTGTCTATTTCTGACACGCAAAGAAGTACCTACCAAATTTTACAAGAAGTCCTGATTGCTGAGAATAAAACCGATACCGCGCTCGAAATTGCTGAACGAGGACGCGCTAGGGCATTTGTGGAGTTACTGAATAAGCGAGTATCGGCAAATAATTCTGTAGTAGACAAGCAACTTGATCCATCTATTGCCCAAATCAAACAAACGGCAAAAGCGCAAAATGCAACTTTGGTTCAGTATTCAATTATTTACGATGACTTCAAAGTTGAAGGTAAAGAACAAAGCAAGGAATCAGAACTATATATTTGGGTAGTCAAACCTACAGGTGAAGTGACTTTTCGCAAAGCTGACTTGAAACCCTTATGGCAAAAAGAGAATACAACTCTTGACGACTTTGTAACTATCAGTCGTAAATCTATCGGTGCAAGAGGTCGCGGCGGTGTTGACGTGAGTTACAATCCGGCTGTGCAAACACAAAACCGATTTCAACAGCTTCACAACTTGTTAATCAAACCCATCGCTGATTTATTACCCACCAACCCCAACCAGCGCGTTATTTTCATCCCCCAACGTTCCCTATTCCTCGTTCCCTTTCCCGCTTTGCAAGATACCAATGGCAAATACTTAATTGAAAAACATACCATCCTCACTGCCCCGGCAATTCAGGTATTAGATTTAACCCACAAACGCCGCGTAGAGACGCGAAATTTCGCGTCTAATGCCCTCATAGTCGGTAATCCTACTATGCCTAGTGTGGCATTTGTACCGGGAGATAAGCCGCAGCAATTACCCAGTTTACCAGGTGCGGAAATCGAAGCAAAAGCGATCGCTACTATTTTCCACACCAAAGCGATTATCGGCAATCAAGCGACGAAAACAGCGATCGTCCAAAAAATGACTCAAGCGAGAATTGTGCATTTAGCAACACACGGCTTATTGGATGATTATAAACAAATGGGAGTACCGGGTGCGATCGCTCTTGCCCCCGATCCTCAGAAAACAAACGAAGAGGGTAACGGCTTACTTACAGCTTATGAAATCCTGGATCTAAAACTAAACGCGGAATTAGTCGTTTTGAGCGCTTGTGACACTGGTAGAGGTAGAATTACAGGTGATGGCGTAATCGGTCTATCTCGTTCTTTAATTACAGCAGGTGTCCCCAGCGTCATGGTGTCTTTGTGGAAAGTACCAGACGAACCCACAGCATCCCTAATGAGTGAATTTTACAAAAATATTCAACATAATACTGATAAAGCCACAGCCTTACGTCAAGCCATGCTGACAACCATGAAACAGAATCCTCAACCTTTAGACTGGGCTGCTTTTACCCTAATTGGTGAGTCAGAGTGA
- a CDS encoding serine/threonine-protein kinase: MSDPNINRYLCKRYQLQELIGTGAMGRVYRAKDVLLGGVPVAVKFLALSMQNEKMRLQDRFEREAKTCALVGQKSIHIVRVMDYGVDENNTPFYVMEYLQGKNLSHVIRNQQMTLVSFLSMTRQICLGLQCAHDGILVDGKVCPIIHRDIKPSNMLVISDPSFGELVKILDFGIAKLLQSDSNHTNYYLGTLAYSSPEQMEGKELDNRSDIYSLGVMMFEMLTGKMPLAAPTHSFGAWYKVHHYQQPRSFSEFVPKDLVPKELENLIMSCLAKTVNSRPQNISEILKVLASLEQSYSLSTQQDIQASTKLLAVPASLEPKPKVDSRPSFSTDELARVTSWPQNKPNADIVFPQPIRVNGNICPALWVMLPKQEIENRLICTRYNQFLFITSPHPILLWITVIYNRKHGAKWLPYYLDLKTNVGQETTRLLGNTGHYRLLFFAREAPQSCAHIQLSSIAPAQRQRLKQWVTISTTLVSSVDPQISKNLLKNEYEKIKPQILAKLELVDTDSPLDLCAQVSI; the protein is encoded by the coding sequence ATGTCAGACCCCAACATTAATCGTTACTTGTGCAAACGTTACCAGCTTCAGGAGTTAATTGGTACTGGAGCAATGGGTCGGGTTTATCGTGCTAAAGACGTTTTGTTGGGAGGGGTACCCGTTGCCGTTAAATTTCTCGCTTTATCAATGCAAAATGAAAAGATGCGATTGCAAGACCGCTTTGAGCGAGAAGCAAAAACTTGTGCTTTAGTTGGGCAAAAAAGTATTCACATTGTTCGCGTGATGGACTATGGCGTAGATGAGAATAATACCCCCTTCTACGTTATGGAATACCTGCAAGGAAAAAACTTGAGCCATGTCATCCGCAACCAACAGATGACTTTAGTAAGTTTCTTAAGTATGACGCGGCAAATCTGTTTGGGGTTGCAATGCGCTCATGATGGTATTTTAGTTGATGGTAAAGTCTGCCCAATTATCCACCGGGATATTAAGCCCAGCAACATGCTGGTGATTAGTGACCCTAGTTTTGGTGAGTTAGTCAAGATTCTCGATTTTGGAATTGCTAAGTTATTACAATCAGATAGCAATCATACTAACTACTATTTAGGTACACTGGCTTATTCTTCTCCAGAACAAATGGAGGGCAAAGAACTTGATAACCGCTCAGATATTTATAGTTTGGGCGTAATGATGTTTGAAATGCTCACGGGCAAAATGCCTCTAGCCGCACCAACACATTCTTTTGGAGCATGGTATAAAGTACATCACTATCAACAACCGCGTTCTTTCAGTGAATTTGTGCCCAAAGACTTAGTACCAAAGGAATTAGAAAATTTGATTATGAGTTGTCTAGCCAAAACAGTTAATTCGCGTCCTCAAAATATCAGTGAAATCCTCAAGGTTTTGGCATCTCTTGAACAAAGTTACAGTCTTAGCACTCAGCAAGATATCCAAGCTTCAACTAAGTTGCTTGCAGTTCCAGCCTCTTTGGAGCCGAAGCCTAAGGTAGATTCGCGTCCGTCCTTCTCAACCGATGAACTGGCTCGCGTCACTTCTTGGCCCCAAAATAAACCGAATGCCGATATCGTTTTTCCCCAACCCATCCGTGTGAATGGCAATATTTGTCCGGCTCTATGGGTGATGTTACCCAAACAGGAAATTGAAAATCGCTTAATCTGCACTCGTTATAATCAATTTCTTTTCATTACTTCTCCTCACCCGATACTGCTGTGGATTACCGTCATTTACAACCGCAAACATGGTGCTAAATGGCTGCCTTATTATCTCGACCTCAAAACAAATGTTGGTCAAGAAACTACCCGCTTACTGGGCAATACAGGTCACTATCGGCTTTTGTTCTTTGCACGGGAGGCTCCCCAAAGTTGTGCTCATATCCAACTTTCAAGCATCGCCCCCGCCCAACGCCAGCGACTTAAACAATGGGTAACAATTAGCACCACACTCGTGTCATCTGTCGATCCGCAAATTAGTAAAAATTTACTCAAAAACGAGTATGAAAAGATTAAGCCGCAAATTTTGGCAAAGCTCGAACTAGTTGATACAGATTCTCCCTTAGACCTTTGCGCCCAAGTTTCAATCTGA
- a CDS encoding NblA/ycf18 family protein: MSQPIELSLEQQFNIRSFATQVQHMSHEQAQDFLVKLYEQMVVREATYKELLKHQWGLDSGSAMA, encoded by the coding sequence ATGAGTCAGCCAATTGAATTATCCCTGGAACAGCAATTTAATATCCGCTCATTTGCTACTCAAGTGCAGCACATGAGCCATGAACAAGCTCAAGACTTTTTGGTTAAGCTTTACGAACAGATGGTAGTGCGTGAAGCAACTTATAAAGAGCTTCTCAAGCATCAGTGGGGCTTAGATTCTGGTTCCGCTATGGCATAG
- a CDS encoding Stp1/IreP family PP2C-type Ser/Thr phosphatase: MKLNFTGVSDPGLIRSNNQDAYYIDPEGRFFVVADGMGGHAGGEEASRIATGQIKAYLLANWDSSKPCAQLLEEALNQANDAILHDQQDHQERADMGTTVVAVIFRSGEPPWAAHVGDSRLYRFRDSKLAQITEDHTWVARAIKVGDITPDEARNHPFRHVLSRCLGREDLHQVDVRQLDIQSGDRLLLCSDGLTEELIDEKIAYYLQQSPLIDKAAIALVEAAKEQGGHDNITIIIVALD; this comes from the coding sequence ATGAAACTTAACTTTACCGGTGTTAGTGACCCCGGACTTATTCGTTCTAATAACCAGGATGCTTACTATATTGACCCAGAAGGGCGCTTTTTTGTAGTTGCTGACGGTATGGGTGGTCATGCGGGAGGCGAAGAAGCAAGTCGCATTGCAACAGGGCAAATTAAGGCATATTTGTTAGCAAATTGGGATTCTTCTAAGCCTTGCGCCCAATTGCTAGAGGAAGCTTTAAACCAAGCAAATGATGCAATTTTGCACGATCAGCAAGATCACCAAGAACGCGCTGATATGGGGACAACGGTTGTAGCGGTGATTTTTCGCTCCGGAGAGCCACCTTGGGCAGCTCACGTTGGCGATTCTAGATTGTACCGTTTCCGCGATTCCAAATTAGCCCAGATAACTGAAGACCATACCTGGGTAGCACGGGCAATCAAAGTTGGTGACATCACCCCAGATGAAGCCCGCAATCATCCCTTTCGTCATGTGTTATCGCGCTGTTTGGGACGTGAAGACCTACATCAAGTTGATGTAAGACAATTGGATATTCAATCAGGCGATCGCTTGCTATTGTGCAGTGACGGTTTGACAGAAGAACTTATCGATGAAAAAATTGCTTATTACCTCCAACAAAGCCCTTTGATTGACAAAGCTGCGATCGCTTTAGTTGAAGCCGCAAAAGAGCAAGGCGGACACGATAATATCACCATTATCATCGTCGCACTCGATTAA
- a CDS encoding ABC1 kinase family protein, with translation MEKGYSDKAYRWNRDNYSSRRRFVDIWGFVLTLMFRLWLYNKSWSYPGGVSETKQAARRKAQAIWIRTTLLDLGPTFIKVGQLFSTRADIFPVEYVEELAKLQDKVPAFSYEKVEAIIEQELGKKIPVLFHSFEPIPLAAASLGQVHKAVLHSGESVVVKVQRPGLKKLFEIDLKILKGITRYFQNHPKWGRGRDWIGIYEECCRILWEEVDYLNEGRNADTFRRNFRSYDWVKVPRVYWRYTSPRVLTLEYLPGIKISQYEALEAAGIDRKAVARQGAEAYLHQLLDNGFFHADPHPGNVAVSPDGSLIFYDFGMMGRIKSNIRDGLMETLFGIASKDGDRVVQSLIDLGALAPVDDMGPVRRSVQYMLDHFMDQPFENQSVASISDDLYEIAYDQPFRFPATFTFVMRAFSTLEGVGKGLDPEFNFMEVAKPYAMQLMTNMNGNDGNSFLNELSRQAAQVSSTALGLPRRLEDTLEKLERGDVRVRVRSPETDRLLRRQSNIQLGMSYALIISGFTVSATILLVNHYVWLALLPGLIAAGVSVVLIRLLLRLDRNDRMY, from the coding sequence ATGGAAAAGGGTTATTCAGACAAAGCATACCGTTGGAATCGCGATAACTACTCTAGTAGACGGCGCTTTGTAGACATTTGGGGTTTTGTCTTAACTTTGATGTTCAGGCTTTGGCTCTACAACAAATCTTGGAGTTATCCAGGTGGAGTGAGTGAGACAAAGCAAGCAGCCAGACGCAAGGCACAAGCGATTTGGATTCGCACTACCCTGTTAGATTTGGGTCCAACTTTTATTAAAGTTGGACAACTTTTTTCTACTCGTGCTGATATATTCCCAGTCGAATATGTCGAGGAACTGGCAAAGTTACAAGACAAAGTGCCGGCATTTAGCTATGAGAAGGTAGAAGCGATTATTGAGCAAGAGCTAGGCAAGAAAATTCCTGTACTTTTTCACAGTTTTGAGCCGATTCCTTTAGCTGCTGCTAGTTTGGGACAAGTGCATAAAGCTGTGTTGCATTCGGGGGAATCTGTTGTTGTCAAGGTGCAACGTCCTGGACTCAAGAAGCTTTTTGAAATTGATTTAAAAATTCTCAAAGGGATTACACGTTACTTTCAAAATCATCCTAAATGGGGACGCGGACGAGATTGGATTGGTATTTATGAAGAGTGTTGCCGCATTCTTTGGGAAGAAGTTGATTATCTCAATGAAGGTCGCAATGCGGATACTTTTCGCCGCAATTTTCGCAGCTACGATTGGGTGAAGGTGCCGCGAGTTTACTGGCGCTACACTTCGCCGCGAGTGCTGACTCTAGAGTATCTCCCAGGTATTAAAATAAGTCAATACGAAGCTTTAGAAGCTGCGGGTATAGACCGCAAAGCTGTGGCTCGTCAAGGTGCGGAAGCTTATTTGCACCAGTTGCTCGATAATGGCTTTTTCCACGCCGATCCCCACCCTGGCAATGTTGCTGTCAGTCCGGATGGTTCTTTGATTTTCTACGATTTCGGGATGATGGGGCGGATTAAGTCCAACATTCGTGATGGACTGATGGAAACGTTGTTTGGGATTGCTTCTAAAGATGGCGATCGCGTTGTCCAATCTCTCATCGATTTGGGAGCATTAGCACCAGTAGATGATATGGGACCTGTGCGGCGTTCTGTCCAGTATATGCTCGATCATTTCATGGATCAGCCGTTTGAGAATCAGTCTGTGGCATCAATTAGTGACGATCTTTATGAAATAGCTTACGATCAGCCATTTAGATTTCCCGCAACTTTCACATTTGTGATGCGAGCTTTTTCTACTTTAGAGGGAGTCGGTAAAGGCTTAGACCCCGAATTTAACTTTATGGAAGTTGCCAAACCATATGCAATGCAGCTTATGACGAATATGAATGGTAATGATGGCAATAGTTTTCTCAATGAATTAAGTCGGCAAGCAGCTCAAGTTAGCAGTACTGCATTAGGACTACCACGTAGATTAGAAGATACACTAGAAAAACTAGAACGGGGAGATGTGCGGGTACGCGTGCGATCGCCTGAAACAGATCGCCTGCTGCGCCGACAAAGCAATATTCAGCTGGGAATGAGCTATGCTCTGATTATCAGTGGATTTACTGTTTCTGCTACGATTCTCTTAGTGAATCATTATGTATGGTTAGCATTGCTTCCTGGTTTAATTGCTGCCGGAGTCTCAGTTGTGCTGATTCGCCTGCTTTTACGCCTCGACCGTAATGACCGTATGTATTAA
- a CDS encoding DUF6825 family protein: protein MSNPLVQAFFVGRAVAEILNERVEVAITDALSELGKFDAEAREQLRSFTEEVLERANQAAEAAGAGTYTTPSSQTGSTSVDVQATIDELRADIALLRTELQRYRSNFAG from the coding sequence ATGAGTAACCCCCTTGTGCAAGCATTTTTCGTTGGTAGAGCGGTAGCGGAAATCCTGAATGAGCGCGTAGAAGTCGCTATAACCGATGCTTTGAGCGAACTTGGCAAATTTGATGCCGAAGCTAGAGAGCAGCTGCGATCGTTTACAGAAGAAGTTCTAGAGCGGGCAAATCAAGCCGCAGAAGCAGCCGGTGCTGGTACATACACCACACCAAGCAGCCAAACCGGTTCTACTTCAGTTGATGTGCAAGCAACGATTGATGAACTGCGAGCAGATATTGCTCTGTTGCGAACCGAATTACAACGATATCGCAGCAATTTTGCCGGTTAG